The sequence below is a genomic window from Gemmatimonadota bacterium.
GGACAAATTGTGCAACGCGAGAACGGACTGTCCTTTACCCGTCCGGATACAGACATTCACATCCCCATCCACGCGAACATCGCGCCCGCGCAAATCATCTTTGGCATGCGCCCTGAATTTATCCGCCCTACCAACCGCGGCATACCGGGCAAAGTCATCCTCAGCGAATACCTCGGCAGCCACGGTTACGTACACGTAGATACCCCAATAGGCGAACTAATCATGCGCTCAACCGACCGCTTCGCCATCGGAGAAACAATCCACCTGCACCTGAATGAAACACATATTCGCCTGTTCGATCCAGATACGGAAACAGCCCTCGCATGAATGCCCCATTTCTCAAAATCACTAACCTGTCCAAAAACTACGGCAAAACCCGGGCACTCTCGGAAATCTCACTCTCTCTCCACGCCGAAGAACTCCTCGTCGTCCTGGGCCCAACAGGCGCGGGCAAAACAACGCTCTTGCGCATCATCGCGGGCCTCGAAGCAGCGGACACCGGGCGTATAAAAGTCAATGGCACAGACATAACCCATCAGCTACCTGCAGAACGCGACATCGCCCTCGTCTTTCAAAACTTCTCGCTCTACCCCAACAAAACCGTGCGCCAGAACCTCGCATTTCCACTCCAGGCACCCGGGCGCAACCTCTCCAAAACAGACATAGCAAACAGAATTTCCCACACCGCCGACCTGCTTCGCATAACCCCGCTTTTGGACCGACCCGCCACGAACTTATCCGGCGGCGAAATGCAACGCGTCGCAATCGGACGCGCCATCGTGCGCCAACCCCAACTCTTTCTCATGGACGAACCCCTCACCAACCTGGATGCAAAATTGCGCGAAGTATTGCGCGTCGAACTCATCCGCCTCCAGCGCGACCTGCACACGCCCATGATTTACGTCACCCACGACCGGGTTGAAGCCCTCTCTATGGGCGACCGAATCGCCGTATTATCCGAAGGGAAAATCCTGCAAATCGGTACCCCCGAAGAAATCTACCAGCAGCCCAATTCCCCGACCGTCGCCCGTCAACTTGGCTATCCCCCCATCAACACCATAGACGTCCACAAGCAACAAGACCAATGGTTCACAGCCTCGAATCAACCCCTCATGACCGCAGACCACAACGCCCCTTCAAACGCCACCCTCGGTATCCGTGCTGAAAATATTTCACCCCGTGGAGGCGAAATCCCCGCGACCATCGAAGTCGTCGAAGACCTCGGCGCATCGACCATCTTGCTCGCCGACTGGGCGGGTCAACCCATCCAGATATTGACCTCCGGTGAACAACAGTGGCGCGTCGGAGATGAGATATACCCGTCTATTGACCCGGACCGCGTTCTGGTGTGGGGAACCACAGATGAAAACCCGTAGATCAGGAGTATCGGTTGTTTACTTTGCGACTGGGTTTGGATATATTCTATAGGTGACCATTACTGAGATGCCTCTCTCATTTTTAAGGAGGACAATCACAATGGGCAATGATATAACTACAGAAGCGACAGTCACGCTGAGCATTCAGCAACTGGAAGGACTTATCCGCAAGGTGGTTCGTGAAGAACTCATCGAATTGGCAAAACAGAAACCAGAAATTTTCAACCTCGATAAGAATGCTCCGCTTTATGAGGACATGGAGGATATTCTTAAAAGAAAAAAATCAGGTCGATTGAAGTTTTATACGCACGCAGAAATTTGGGATGAATGAATATCAAGCGTTTTAGCGAGTGTTGGATGTATCACGCGATTTCCCTTATGTTTATCATCAAAAAACCGCCCTTTAACTTCAAAGAGCGGTTTTTTATTTTTTTCTACGTCCTGTGATTCAGCCTTGCTGGAAGAACCTCCAAATTTTATACTGATTAGTGCAAGAATGTATCCAGACATATAGACTAAGCAGCCATTTCCAACCTTGCCGAGTATCAAAGATGATAAAAACTTACGCACTCATCACATTCCTTGTATGCGTCTTGTCGAGTACCAGTTCAGCCTACCAACTTATTGGCACAGCTGCATTATCCGAAGAACTCATCGTCCAGCATTACACCATCAATCCCAGGCTCGACGCCGTTATCGTTGTAGATCGAACCACTCCCACCTTTGAATACCAGACTTTCTACTGCGCTGGCTCGGCAGATGAGGAGGAGGGTAAACAAGGACGGCTACACTTCTTAGAGCATATCATGGCAGGTACT
It includes:
- a CDS encoding ABC transporter ATP-binding protein; protein product: MNAPFLKITNLSKNYGKTRALSEISLSLHAEELLVVLGPTGAGKTTLLRIIAGLEAADTGRIKVNGTDITHQLPAERDIALVFQNFSLYPNKTVRQNLAFPLQAPGRNLSKTDIANRISHTADLLRITPLLDRPATNLSGGEMQRVAIGRAIVRQPQLFLMDEPLTNLDAKLREVLRVELIRLQRDLHTPMIYVTHDRVEALSMGDRIAVLSEGKILQIGTPEEIYQQPNSPTVARQLGYPPINTIDVHKQQDQWFTASNQPLMTADHNAPSNATLGIRAENISPRGGEIPATIEVVEDLGASTILLADWAGQPIQILTSGEQQWRVGDEIYPSIDPDRVLVWGTTDENP
- a CDS encoding insulinase family protein gives rise to the protein MIKTYALITFLVCVLSSTSSAYQLIGTAALSEELIVQHYTINPRLDAVIVVDRTTPTFEYQTFYCAGSADEEEGKQGRLHFLEHIMAGTGSHEYGKLNQIIVENGGQRNAFTSTHYTHFILRFPKDKLDLAVEIDSERYYNTMINEEVIEKEKKIVLTERSRSLPNL